Genomic DNA from Hyperolius riggenbachi isolate aHypRig1 chromosome 10, aHypRig1.pri, whole genome shotgun sequence:
ctgctaaaaagTGACCATAACTCTGTCCCCGGCATCCCCATGTCCACATCCCATACACCCATACAGGAATAATTACTGTGATTACACAAGAAGCAAGGAATTCTTGGACaggcataatgtctttattcaataAACAGGTCTGTAAAACAAAGAGAATGCAGCAATAATAGTAGATACAATGTTATATTTCAGAAAGGATTAGAGTACACAAATCACTAAATGATGGAGTTACAGAATATCTGGAGGGAGAACAATGAAAACACATGAAGCAGCCAAACagaataaccccccccccaataaatgaCGTCTCTGCAGGTTATCTAACAATCACACAATGCTTTTCAGTGGATCTTCCTTGTTGGCCTCTGCCAGTGATACTCACAGAAGCCTGAATGGGGGGGCTAATGCCTGATACCTCTCAGAGGAGCAGCCTTGCATAAACCCCCCAGAAAACTGTGCATGGGGCACCTCTGAGCCCTTCTCTATAGGGAGGAGTCCTGGTTACCAGCCCTCAGTTACACCTCATAGAGAGAGGTAAGGGGCCACATACCCCCTAGCCATTGGTGCAGGGGCTGCTCTGACATTCCTAGGATTGGAAGGACCCCACAGAACACTGTGCATGAGGAACCTCTGACCCTTCTCTATATCGAGGAATCCTGGTTACTAGCCCCCAGTTACACCTCATAGAGAGAGGTAAGGGGCCACATACCCCCCGGCCATAGGTGCAGGGGCTGCTCTGACATTCCTAGGATTGGAGGGACCCCCCAGAACACTGTGCATGAGGCACCTCTGAGCCCTTCTCTATAGGAAGGAATCCTGGTTACCAGCCCCCAGTTACACCTCATAGAGAGAGGTAAGGGGCCACATACCCCCCGGCCATAGGTGCAGGGGCTGCTCTGACACTACTAGGATTGGAGGAACCCCCAGAACACTGTGCATGAGGCACCTCTGAGCCCTTCTCTATATCGAGGAATCCTAGTTACCAGCCCCCAGTTACACCACATAGAGAGATGTAAGGGGCCACATACCCCCCAGCCATAGGTGCGGGGGCTGCTCTGACATTCCTAGGATTGGAGGAACCGCCAGAACACTGTGCATGAGGCACCTCTGAGCCCTTCTCTATAGGGAGGAATCCTGGTTACCAGCCCCCAGTTACACCCCATAGAGAGAGAGGTAAGGGGCCACATATTTGCCAGCCATAGGTGCAGGGGCTGCTCTGACATTCCTAGGATTGGAGTGACCCCCCAGAACACTGTGCATGAGGCACCTCTGAGCCCTTTTCTATAGGGAGGAATCCTGGTTACCAGCCCCCAGTTACACCTCATAGAGAGAGGTAAGGAGCCATATACCCCCCGGCCATAGGTGCAGGGGCTGCTCTGACATTCCTAGGATTGGAGGGACCCCCCAGAACACTGTGCATGAGGCACCTCTAAGCCTTCTCTATAGGGAGGAATCCTGGTTACCAGCCCCCAGTTACACCTCATAGAGAGAGGTAAGGGGCCACATACCCCCCAGCCATAGGTGCGGGGGCTGCTCTGACATTCCTAGGATTGGAGGAACCGCCAGAACACTGTGCAAGAGGCACCTTTGAGCCCTTCTCTATAGGGAGGAATCCTGGTTACCAGCCCCCAGTTACACTCCATAGAGAGAGAGGTAAGGGGCCACATATTTGCCAGCCATAGGTGCAGGGGCTGCTCTGACATTCCTAGGATTGGAGTGACCCCCCAGAACACTGTGCATGAGGCACCTCTGAGCCCTTTTCTATAGGGAGGAATCCTGGTTACCAGCCCCCAGTTACACCTCATAGAGAGAGGTAAGGGGCCACATACCCCCCGGCCATAGGTGCAGGGGCTGCTCTGACATTCCTAGGATTGGAGTGACCCCCCAGAACACTGTGCATGAGGCACCTCTGAGCCCTTCTCTATAGGGAGGAATCCTGGTTACCAACCCCCAGTTACACCTCATAGAGAGAGGTAAGGGGTCACATACCCCCCAGCCATAGGTGCAGGGGCTGCTCTGACATTCCTAGGATTGGAGGGACCCCCCAGAACACTGTGCATGAGACACCTCTGAGCCCTTCTCTATAGGGAGGAATCCTGGTTACCAGCCCCCAGTTACACCTCATAGAGAGAGGTAAGGGACCACATAGGTGCAGGGGCTGCTCTGTAAACTAAATTTCTACGTCCCGGCCAAGACATATTATATATGAGTAATGCCTGGTTGTATTATGTatccagctatagtggaaagtgggcgggcacaTGTGTCATACGCTAGTCAGAAACTTGTGggcgggctggcagccacttgtagcctgcttgctatctgcacactactctgggcctggcTGAGTTACCTCAAAGCACCAGCCAGTGtggcctatgcttcctgtgcaagctgctgcctgattactgaggaaactgcctgtcatctgtgacttgcttgtgcatggctgcaatgctacagcatcatccagCCTGCACAGAAATTGGGACAgaagagcacactatcagtactgtatctgcattaactggtgagacataAGCTTCCTGTGCAAGTTGTTGCATGATATTGCATATTCAGCAATGTGCATTTTGATcaagcttaaggtggccacactcaccatacaattttttaaatatctggtcaatttaagaattgcaatcaattgcaatcataacatttcaaaaatatgaccaatgtatcacattcATATGTTTAAATTTTTCTCCAATTTTGATAAAAATGAatagaaactctgagaaaattgctagggtgtgtatattaataaattgacaatcctaacacaccatgcaatgttttgaaaaatttaagaaaaatttccagcattctggatcgataaaaacagaaaaaaaaatgggaaatccaattggatttttcagtctaatgaaaaaaaaagcttttcgaCTTTTTTTGGGAGATccaatatttatcgaattgctgtaaaattggataattttattgtatcgtgcgtGACCACCTTTGGGCATTGTCTGTGCTTGGTTACTGAAGCATTGAAGAGAAATAATGATgtccaattattgactgaataaaGACCCAGTACTATCGTATActgtgcttgagtatgacaatttctgatatagtaaactgcaTTTACTGGTCTCTTAGAGAGATTACTAGAAAGGGATTCTACTGAATATGTACCAAGTATTTATCtcatcagggcccatatgcaattctctttttcacctgagttatctcctgggtgatattttcaaacttgtcattaaaatgtcttttaaaccaggggtccccaacctttttcggcccAGGGACCTCTATCCACACCAAACTTTCCCCCAGGGACcaaggggtgtggttgggggtgtggctgaTGGGTGCGGCGAGTTTCAGGGGAGGAGCTTTTGTTGGGTGCTGCAAAGGTAGCCAGTTACAGGTAtagggtatctaggtatagtttccccagtataaggagtatagttaccccagtatagggattatagctgccccagtatagggattatagctgccccagtatagggattatagctgccccagtatagggagtatagttaccccagtataggtaatagatgccccagtatagctttctTTTTTCTAAGGTGGAAAGCATTTTTATTGAAGTCAACATTTTTCGAGTAAGTTGCTACAGTATTCCTTTTTAAAGAAAATCCAATATAATGCATGCATTACTTGATGATGTAAGGTAGTTTGGGTCTGATCACTGTCCACAGTAATCAGAGACAGCCACTTGTATGAGGAGAGGTGCAGCCAGAGCCTGGGCAATGGCGGTGTCTGTAAACTTGCTGGACATAGTTTGCAGTGACAGCTCCCAGCGCGGTACATAGAGGCGCCCTTACCCTTGATGCTGGCCCCCAGCCCGCCTGCCTCCTGCTTCACCACCCTGACCGTCCTCCGCAGGTTGATGATAGAGTCCGGGACCCCTCCAGCCACgtcaccccccccccattcaccGCCTTCTCCTCCGGCAGCAGCGCTCTGCTCTCCGGGGTGAAGCTCAGAGTCTACTCGCCAAGcaacaggaagcagggcagcggttcccctggtaacggcgatatacTTCGCCACTACAGGAAGCTGCTTCTTGCTTgttcacagcagccgggagacgcgctgctgtgaatgaaaacacaggggggagggggatcgATAGGCCCCGAACCTGCCcatggaccggcagtgggccgcggcccggtggttggggacccctgttttaaaccatctgcaagcaagaaaatactctaaataatgttgatagtactttttcacctatattttgttacttttttcaattgcaaagttctgaaaagttatcttaaattgaagatgaaaaatgatctcccaaGAGAAAGCGCTGTATCCAGGTGTTCTTTTCAACAAATTAAAGAAACATTGGAAAAGAAAGAGATGTGTGCTCTAACCAGgttcatctggctatatactggctacctaattGTCTATTGACTAATTTACAATGGCATGGCATGGCATTTGGAGATCCTGTCTgcaccttccccctcccctgttgcTCCCAGGACATGCATAACCTTGCAGCTGGGGGCAAATTTGCAATAGGTAAGGTacctatcctttggggggcaacTTAAAGGGCCCCCTCTGGGCCTTGGCCAAGTCTGTGggttctctgcccccctcccagccacGGTGCTCCTGGGCAGAGCACATGCTTTTGGGGTGTAAGCGCTGCTCCCCATTTCTTAGggcacaaggaggcctacacgcggcgcccctgttgagatgcaatgaattttgcatgggccaactcctgcaggaaacaGCAGTGAGTTGGTTTTAGACTCTGCATATTCTGGCAGGCAGATGCTTGCAGCAAATGCTATACCATTTTAATTGACAatcaggcagccagtatatagccAGGTGAACCTGGTCAGAGCACACATCTTTTTTCTTTAGTTTGCAGTCAACATAAATGTCGGACAAGCAGTGATTTACgcacaaaccatttcccacactcagcacacgtaTAATGCATCTCAACAGTATGAAATCTCTCATGGCTAACAAGAACTGACttctaaataaaacatttcccacaatcaTCAAATAAATAGGCCTTCTAAATAGTGTGTGTACTCATGTTTGGCAAGGTCTGCTTTATATCTAAAACTTTCACCACACttcgcacatgaatagggcttctcaccagtgtgcaaTCTCTTATGAGCGACAAGGGTTGATTTACaagcaaaacatttctcacactcatcacatgaaaatggcttctcacgagtgtgagttctctcatgtatgacaaggtctGTTTTATTTCtacaacttttcccacactcagcacatgaaaaggacTTCTCAGCATTGTGAGATTTCTCATGCATGACAAGCAGGTCTTTACTTCcaaaacatttcctacactcagaacatgaattggAAGCATAATCTCTCTCATGTTTGAGAAGGTATGATTTACGCGTAAAACAGTTCCCACACTTAGCacaagaatagggcttctcaccagtgtgaattctctcatgtATGACTAGCTGTGATTTTGatacaaaacattttccacactcagcacatgaatagggcttctcaccagtgtgagaactCTTATGTCTGACTAGCTGTGATTTCCATAAAAAACGttccccacactcagcacatgaatagggcttctcaccagtgtgaactctctcatgtgcgacaagctgtgatttacgcccaaaacatttcccacacttggcacatgaaaagggtttctcaccagtgtgagatctctcatgtgtggcaAGGTCTGATTTACgcacaaagcatttcccacactcagcacatgaaaagggcttctcaccagtgtgtgataTTTTGTGTGTGACTAGGTGTGATTttcgtccaaaacatttcccacactcagcgcatgaaaatggcttctcaccagtgtgagatctcttatgtgtGGCAAGGTCTGATTTACACCCAAAGCATtcaccacactctaaacataaatagggcttctctctagtgtgagatctctcatgtttgaaaaGCTGCGATTTctcaataaaacatttcccacactcagcacatgaaaatggcttttcaccagtgtggattctctcatgtatgacaagatatgatttctgtgaaaaacatttcccacactgaacacatgaataaggctttgcTTCAGTGTGAGATACCTGATGTCTGACAAGACTTGCTTTCagcataaaacatttcccacactcagcgcatgaaaagggcttctcaccagtgtgagatctctcatggctaATAAGCTTTGATTTccaagcaaaacatttcccacacgtggaacaggaataagacctcCCAGTCCCCTCTGGGTTAGACAGGTGGGggaagtctgggggaatatttggggtaacaaAGATATCCGCagaagactcttgtccagtgacatcttcGTCTGTTGTATAGTCTGTAGGTACAGAGAaaaacaatcattaaccctctgtactcctaacattcccaacaagctggaaataataaaaacaacaagGTTGCAAACCTACCCAggggtaggggggtaggggggtagggggtctGAAATTTAAATTTGTATAACTTTTAAATCTGAAAAGTTTCCCTATTCTTTTGAAGAAGTGACCATATTTGCATCCTAAAGGCTGAGTGGGGGCGGGGCTTCTGTGTGTGCGTTTTAAAAGGGGAGCATATAACCCATGCATGTCTgtacagaggcgctaagcttggTAACAGACCTGCATGAGTTATATGCATTCCATTTaaagcctgaggaagtgggatatacccacaAAACGTAATGCGCctgtctggagtatgtaaataaactaatTTTTGTTGAAAAATCAACAGCATTTTGTGTCTGCCTcgaagggggtaagtccaccgctgcctccattttaaaccttttaaccaATTTTTACTCTTCTGTCGCCTCTGTATAGCTActgagtccacccctggtggaggagaTTTGGCCCCTTTCTTCTGAtctagagagcgacttcttaatcctgagtggggacaggtctagctCTCCCCACCTGCCCTTTCATTGgttgcctggatggtaaccctggtttgtgagtattatttgtAATTATACTGACCTTATCACACCCAcacttccagtacatactacactatactgggctcagtGTCTCCTTTTATTTCATTCTGACAAGAAGGGGGGAGAAATTTGCTGTGTACAGGTCTTTAAAGCTTTACTTAAAGTAcaacagaagtgagagggatatgaaggctgccatatttatttatttggcagccctgccctgctgatttatttggctgcagaagtgtctgaatcacaccagaaacaagcatgcagctaatcttgtcagatctgacaatactgtcagaaacgcctgatctactgcatgcttattcagggtctatggctacaagtattagagtattagaggcagaggatcagcaggatatccaggcaactggtaagaagaaataaatatggcagcctccacatacctctcactacagttgtacattaaatctaaaaaaaagaaaacccagttataacttacctggggcttcctgcagccccccctccccacccacgcgGTTATCCTGTGCCTGCACCTCCTTCAAGACCCTTTGGACAGCAGCAGCGACCCCTGCTTGAGGATTGCGGGAGGACAGCATGGGCACAGGTGCTCATTGGTTTGGGACTGTCCCGGGTTGAGAGGTTTGGTCCCGTGTCCCCACTCTTGCATCCCAGCACATGCCTCCATCCTGCTTTTCCCAGCTTTTCCCAGCCCTGTATATGCAGCAGAATGTAGGTGCAACAGAAGCAGTGccctccaggctccagcgatatgCACCCATCTTCTGACTGCTCACCTCTCACTCTTGTACCTGGCATCtcttacagcattgggggattaCATGTGATATCAGGAGACAGATGCCGGGCACTGGAGCGAGAGGTGAGTGGTGACAGGATGGACGcacattgctggagcctggaggaGGTGAGAGAAGCAATGTTACTGCTGCacctatactgggctgggggagcacagtacagggagaCCACTGAACACCACCCGGGAAGctatagtggggagggggggggggggtactacaCACCACCAGAGAAGATATAATGGGGAGGAAGGAGCAGtaaacaccaccagggaagctatattggggaagGAGGAGGGATGCACTAGACAACATGGAACTGTATATAGGTgggagaggggaccactagacaccagggaactgtataggggtggaagGCTGACCACTAGACATCAGAGAACTATATTGGGGTGTGGCTGTATGTATTGGCAGTTTGACAGCAGTAGATAGTGGGTTTAGTAGCATACAGTCGGTGATGTTGGCTGGTGACAGTAAGtagtaaaggtggtcatacatctatcgacttggcggctgatcgaacATCTGATTCGATAACTATTATCGATGCCAGCATAAACAATAGTGTGCATGGCGGTAACTGTGTGCAATAATCGCAAACGACAAATGCTtttaaccaccacccccccccccccccgctaacccCCCCAAATGTTTTCTGTGGCCCCGGCACCTGTATATTTATACTTATCTATATCTGCCACACTGTCCCCCGAGTGTCCGTGCTGCATATCCATATTCATGTGCAATGCGACTACCAACATATAGCCAGCGGGACATGTGTATGTGACGTTACACATGCACCCCAAGTGCCATAACACCGGCAGCCACGCGGGGCGCCAATGTGGGAAAACAACGCAGACACTCAGTGGATGGGGGGACATGAAAAGTATAAACGCACGGGTATTGGGAGGCTCAGCAACTGGGGGCAGCGAggcagcatcacaaggccgattgctgaaagttttcatgctgaaatcgatcgggaattggcctgcagttcagtcaacagatctctctctgatcagattaaatCAGAGAAAAGATCTGTCttctggttgaatctgcccatcattgctagatgtatggacacCCAATGAGTTTGTAATTTTTAGAAAAGAGCTTACATTTCCCTGGTGGTAGTGGGTGAAAGGATTGGCAAAACATCCTTCTCTCTGGGAGTCAGGCAGAAAGCTGCCTTCAGGGGGCGCATTACTCTCTCCCTTCCAGCCCATGAGACCGCTCTCCATGGAtacatgtttaaagagactccgtaacgaaaattgcatcctgttttttatcatcctacaagttccaaaagctattctaatgtgttctggcttactgcagcacgttctactatcaccatctctgtaataaatcaacttatctctctcttgtcagacttgtcagcctgtgtctggaaggctgccaagttcttcagtgttgtggttctgtgatgcatctcccccctccaggcccctctctgcacactgcctgtgtattatttagattaatgagaaaaaaggaaaacaatcgagagcccccgatagtgtattatCGTAGATAAATGGTAATACGTAGAAATAGTAatataatatactcacaagtgtgggttgccgagATTAGGCAACCACTCGTAACACAGTCGGGGAGATtggacctgtccccgctcaggttaaaaagtcgctctctgtgcgGAAAGAAGAGGGGtatccacacccatccaccaagtGGATAATCGCGTAATaagaaatacagaggcgccaataggataaaaatagTGCCAAATTAAAAACCATAAAattgtgggtggcaatggtggagtTGCCCTCCCTACAAATAACACAAGACCACTTTGTGTGGTGAAacaaatttaatcaatttagtactcctAGTAACCAaaacaatttgcaacgcgtttcacgggacccaagcccgcttcctcaggcaaaagacaattacaagcaggagcaactgtaaacaaaaacacatacataaaatATAATCAATAAAACATACAAATAGAACAGTGAAAATTAGTAGCGATGATcagaaattgatcgaaaaatgttcataaaaaataataaaacatatatatatatatatataacaaatagTAGTAACGATGATCAGAAATTGATCAAAAATTGATCATGAATAACATGATTGTGCAAGAATGCCAAAAAACAATgcccataaataaaataaatgcccATAGATAACTGTGATCTCTATCTTGGGGGCAATCTAATCATGATATAATAAGAAAATAGGATCATATATTAATAATGTTCGGTTCCAACTATATATTATAATAGACATGCAATAATTCATAGTGGATGCCGCCTCTTTAAGAGATTTATATATTTCCACACATGATAGCACAAAAAGAAATATTAACATGATATGTCTCCATTTTCATAATCCTGACATATCTCCATCTACCTTGGACAATATACATCTATACTTAAACTTATGGTTGGTAGGAAGACATGATTGCACATTTCCACTAATAAAAAGATACACATGATAAAAGAATAAACAAAAACCTAAAATGAGCAGATAAAATGAGCAGAGGCTCTACATTGCGTCTCTCTGTAAACAAAAACAAGCCCTGCGACCATCTATCAGAGCTAGGTAAACAATCCATATCCATGGAAGTTCTAGCTATAGTCCTCCCACCCATAGTGGGGAACGAGGTAACAAACAATAAACCATGTATAAACTAAATCCAGCGAACTTACCCAGCAGTAGTCCGTACtgacttggcacctctgtgtttaTCGGGCGCCCTCTCAGCTACTATATACCCCGCACTGAGTAACGGCTAGTGGTGGGCGTGGCTGATGGATTTCCCTGTCAGGCGTGCGCGCAAGTGAACACTGGCTGTCGCGCAATAATACCATCATAGGTAGTAGGTCCCTGGTAAATATGCGTCATCTGTGGGCATGAATGCAGTGTAGCCATATCCACAGGGGCTGGTGTTGGAAACCCAGGGGGCGGAAGTGCGTCATCTATGGGCAAAAAAACCCCCGCCGCCATATTGTAAGCTGGAGGATTAGCGCCTCCTGCACTAGTGGTAGTTATTATGGGCCAAGGGTAATGATAATATGATAACGGCCCTATAGCAATAGTCAGTATATTGGGCTAAACAATACAACAATaaataaacaaagaaaaaattatTACGGGGAAATAAGAGAATGGGGCTATTCTGCAGTAATGTGTATTCAATTCTGTATCCTCGCCCCATCTAGTGGTGGAAGCGTATATTGCTGCAATGTAGGAAATGTTAGGAACTATCTATAAAACATTGTATAACCTAGCTGGAAACAAAGTAGCTGGTATGCTATATAAAGAGCACTGGTCAGGATAATCTTGGTCACTTGCTTGGGTAAAACTaatgataaaaatatatatagtaaTGATAAAACAATGAAGTAAAAAGTCGATCGCCAATATAAAATGTAGTATATAAAACAGTGACACATAAGGTAAGATTGCAGTATTATAGAGTAAAAGAAGAGAGCGACTGTTATGGGGCAAATAAAACTAAATTAAAATAAAGACTAAAAACCAATAACCCATAATGAGCAAAATATGTGTGAGCCCATATCAGCCTATACAAGCCTCTAAGTATATTTAGTTATGCTTGTTTTAGTGAACCATCATAAGGATGATTGTGAGATATGTAAGTTGTGCTATATCAGTGCTAAATAAGAGCCGTTGGGGGGTACTGTCTCGCGTCCTACACCCACCTGGTTATTATATTGTGGTATGGTACTATCTAAAATGTTTTTTCCAGTTGTTCATTCAATCCTAAGGGTACTAAAGTTTTTAAGGTTTGGATCCAGAACATCTCTCTGTTTTTTAGAGTCTGGATCGCATTTGGTATAAGTGGATTGATTTGTTCCAAAGCTACGAAGGAAAGCAATGACACATTTCTATTGTGAGTATGGTCAAAATGTCTGGAAAGACTGTGTGTGGCTAGGCCTTTTAAGATGTTGCGCCTATGTTGCCCAATTCTGTCCCGTAGTTGTTGGCTTGTGcgccccacgtattgtatatcacAGGGACAGGTCGCTACGTAGATGACCATTTTAGAATCACAGTCTATGTTTTTTGATGGGGTAAGAAATATCGTCAACTGTTGCTACCAGATGATCCGCATTCATTATGAAGGAACACGCCAAACAACGTGTTTTGTTGCATGGGTAGGACCCTACTGGTTGAGGTGGTGTCTTTGAAGCTGTCCTGATTTTACTTGGTGCCAGTAGATTACGAAGGTTAGGTGCTCTGCGAAATGTCATTATCGGTTTTTTAGGGATACAGTCTCGTAGATATGGGTCCTGTTGTAGGATATCCCATCTGTTGGTcagaatattttttatgttggtgTGTTGTGCATTATATTTAGTGATGAAACGTAGTGTGGTTTCTGATCTGTCATTATCGGTCTTTGGAGATATGTGGGGATGTTTAGCTTTGAATTTTGCATCTCGTATGAGTTTTTTCGGGTATTTTCTTTCCTTAAATTTGTTGA
This window encodes:
- the LOC137535409 gene encoding zinc finger protein 84-like → MSGRLLPRKKWQYIEGHQDLYKDVTMESQPPLTSPDGSSNRIPPERCIGPLYSQDPTIPHRYQDGELMHLNVVVKEEEEETDVRSDQQFMEEGGMMRAIKKEEEEEEEEEEEETYVRKDQQSVEEGVMMVTIKEEEEEIDIRSDQQSVEDGDIRIIKVEDTFAEGRTDYTTDEDVTGQESSADIFVTPNIPPDFPHLSNPEGTGRSYSCSTCGKCFAWKSKLISHERSHTGEKPFSCAECGKCFMLKASLVRHQVSHTEAKPYSCVQCGKCFSQKSYLVIHERIHTGEKPFSCAECGKCFIEKSQLFKHERSHTREKPYLCLECGECFGCKSDLATHKRSHTGEKPFSCAECGKCFGRKSHLVTHKISHTGEKPFSCAECGKCFVRKSDLATHERSHTGEKPFSCAKCGKCFGRKSQLVAHERVHTGEKPYSCAECGERFLWKSQLVRHKSSHTGEKPYSCAECGKCFVSKSQLVIHERIHTGEKPYSCAKCGNCFTRKSYLLKHERDYASNSCSECRKCFGSKDLLVMHEKSHNAEKSFSCAECGKSCRNKTDLVIHERTHTREKPFSCDECEKCFACKSTLVAHKRLHTGEKPYSCAKCGESFRYKADLAKHEYTHYLEGLFI